Proteins encoded together in one Candidatus Cloacimonadota bacterium window:
- a CDS encoding cysteine--tRNA ligase, translating to MLIYNTSKRKKEEFLPSQPGKVKMYACGPTVYDYFHIGNARAFVTFDVLRRYFEYRGYDVDYVQNITDIDDKIISRSIEEAVPFQQIADKYAQAFLDDSAALGIKKPTHQPRATEVLPDIINAIKTLVDKGFAYEVEGDVYFDTNALPAYGSLSGKKRDEQLPGARITENPKKRDPADFTLWKASKPGEPVWQSPWGEGRPGWHTECVVMGQKFLGDNFDIHGGGIDLVFPHHENELAQAIALTGKPLANYWMHNGFLNIDGDKMSKSLDNFFTARDILEKHSAEAIRFFFLSKHYRSPIDFTPQIIEESERAVKNFHEALRDIGFNKISAKPDDSFEDQEKSFIEAMDDDLNTARALAVLFELTRAVKNEKLSLQQREQAALMLVKLGGVLGFFENLESTLKEEVPDLSRQLIELLLSYRKQARQNKDWALSDQIRDDLAALGVEIRDTPDGCEWKIK from the coding sequence ATGCTTATTTATAACACAAGTAAACGTAAAAAAGAAGAATTCCTGCCCAGCCAGCCAGGCAAGGTCAAAATGTATGCCTGCGGCCCCACGGTTTATGATTATTTCCACATCGGAAACGCCCGTGCCTTCGTGACTTTCGACGTTCTGCGCCGCTATTTCGAATATCGGGGCTACGATGTGGATTACGTGCAAAACATCACTGATATCGACGATAAAATCATCTCCCGTTCCATCGAGGAAGCTGTCCCTTTCCAGCAAATTGCGGATAAATATGCCCAGGCTTTTCTGGACGACAGCGCCGCTCTGGGAATCAAAAAACCGACCCACCAACCACGCGCCACCGAGGTTTTGCCAGACATCATCAACGCCATTAAAACCCTTGTGGATAAAGGTTTTGCCTACGAGGTTGAGGGTGACGTCTATTTCGATACCAACGCCCTGCCCGCATATGGCAGCCTTTCTGGTAAAAAGCGTGATGAACAGCTTCCCGGTGCCCGCATCACTGAAAACCCAAAAAAACGCGACCCGGCGGATTTCACCCTCTGGAAAGCGAGCAAGCCCGGAGAGCCTGTTTGGCAGAGCCCTTGGGGTGAAGGGCGGCCTGGTTGGCACACGGAATGCGTGGTGATGGGACAAAAATTTCTGGGCGATAACTTCGACATCCATGGTGGCGGCATCGACCTCGTTTTTCCCCACCATGAAAACGAACTTGCCCAGGCTATCGCGCTCACGGGCAAGCCGCTGGCTAACTACTGGATGCACAACGGTTTCCTGAATATCGATGGCGATAAAATGAGCAAAAGCCTGGATAACTTTTTCACAGCGCGGGACATTTTGGAAAAACACAGCGCGGAAGCCATCCGCTTTTTCTTCCTTTCCAAACATTACCGCTCTCCCATCGATTTCACACCCCAGATTATCGAAGAATCCGAACGCGCGGTTAAAAACTTCCATGAAGCCTTGCGCGACATTGGTTTCAACAAGATTAGCGCCAAACCCGATGACAGCTTTGAAGACCAGGAAAAATCCTTCATCGAAGCCATGGATGACGACCTCAACACAGCCCGCGCCCTGGCGGTGCTTTTCGAGCTCACCCGCGCCGTCAAAAATGAAAAGCTGAGCCTTCAACAGCGTGAACAGGCGGCTCTGATGCTGGTTAAACTGGGCGGTGTTTTAGGCTTCTTTGAAAACCTGGAAAGCACTCTGAAAGAGGAAGTTCCAGACCTTTCCCGCCAACTGATTGAACTGCTGCTGAGCTATCGCAAACAAGCCCGCCAAAACAAGGACTGGGCTCTATCCGACCAGATTCGGGATGACCTTGCGGCGCTGGGTGTGGAAATTCGCGACACCCCGGATGGCTGCGAATGGAAAATCAAATAA
- a CDS encoding S1 RNA-binding domain-containing protein: MSDKVRDTSSKAAIKEMKEEYLRMLEESFQTTAEYKKGDVIEAPIISISDKNIILSLGGKFDAYAEVAEYQDEKGELPYNVGDNLKGYIVDSNEQGFVIGKSLTKQFVDKRSLLDAFERKIPVSGKVYGVTKGGFNVDVLGARAFCPASQISMRGGETPTEHIGKTMDFIVIECSENCRRVVVSHRLIQEQENMERKAEALKRLHAGDVVTGTVMRMTSFGAFVDLGGIEGLMHVSEISWQHVVKPQDALKQGQEVEVKILDIKGEKLSLSMKTLLENPFESFAKEIKEGDTINCRILRLHNFGAFAEIKPGVEGLIPVSEMSRSRNVAHPREVVNEGDFVEVQVLRIDPDTQKISLSLRALQADPWDQIDEKIQLETPFKGTVESSTNFGVFVTITEGITGLLPRSRVREKDNFKPGDEIELMVTAIDRENHRLTLDYTDRQPGEVVERRRPDERREPREGGSDYGRFRGRRQDDEWRRYASQKPEVADDNPFKDL, from the coding sequence TCGAAGCGCCCATCATCAGCATCAGCGATAAAAACATTATCCTGAGCCTGGGTGGGAAATTTGACGCCTATGCCGAAGTCGCTGAATATCAGGACGAAAAAGGCGAACTGCCCTACAACGTTGGCGATAACCTCAAAGGTTACATCGTGGACAGCAACGAACAGGGCTTTGTCATCGGCAAAAGCCTTACCAAACAATTTGTGGACAAACGGTCACTTTTGGACGCTTTTGAACGCAAGATCCCGGTTTCCGGAAAGGTCTATGGCGTCACCAAAGGCGGGTTCAATGTTGATGTTTTGGGTGCGAGAGCTTTCTGCCCCGCTTCGCAAATCTCAATGCGCGGCGGAGAAACCCCCACCGAACACATCGGCAAAACCATGGATTTCATTGTGATTGAATGTTCCGAAAATTGCCGGCGAGTGGTGGTTTCCCACCGACTGATTCAAGAACAGGAAAACATGGAACGCAAAGCCGAAGCGCTGAAAAGGCTTCACGCGGGTGATGTGGTCACCGGAACCGTGATGCGTATGACCAGCTTTGGCGCGTTTGTGGATTTGGGCGGAATCGAAGGCCTGATGCACGTTTCCGAGATTTCCTGGCAACACGTTGTGAAACCACAGGACGCCCTCAAACAGGGGCAGGAAGTGGAAGTTAAAATCCTCGATATCAAGGGCGAAAAGCTTTCCCTTTCCATGAAAACGCTTTTGGAAAACCCCTTCGAAAGCTTCGCCAAAGAGATAAAAGAAGGCGACACAATCAATTGTCGCATCCTCAGACTGCACAATTTTGGCGCTTTTGCCGAAATCAAACCCGGCGTGGAAGGGCTCATCCCCGTCTCGGAAATGAGCCGCAGCCGCAACGTCGCCCATCCCCGTGAAGTTGTGAATGAAGGCGATTTTGTGGAAGTCCAGGTGTTGCGCATCGACCCCGACACCCAAAAGATTTCCCTTTCCCTGCGCGCTTTGCAGGCTGACCCTTGGGACCAGATTGACGAGAAAATCCAGCTTGAAACCCCCTTCAAGGGCACGGTGGAAAGCTCCACGAATTTTGGCGTTTTCGTCACCATCACGGAAGGAATCACCGGACTTCTCCCCCGCTCGAGAGTGCGCGAGAAAGACAATTTCAAGCCCGGAGACGAAATTGAGCTGATGGTCACAGCCATCGACCGTGAAAACCATCGTCTCACCCTGGACTACACAGACCGCCAGCCGGGAGAAGTCGTTGAACGCCGTCGTCCCGATGAGCGTCGCGAACCCCGTGAAGGCGGCTCCGATTATGGACGCTTCCGTGGCAGACGTCAGGATGATGAATGGCGCCGCTATGCCAGCCAAAAACCTGAAGTGGCAGACGACAATCCATTCAAGGACCTATAA
- the lysS gene encoding lysine--tRNA ligase: MRPKDNQLIQLRKQKLAKLIEAGIDPYPIASERSHRVAEVLENKETWVESEQEVTLTGRLVAMRRQGKLGFGDLEDAGGRIQVYVAQNLVGEENYELFKLCDPGDFVQLRGTLFFTQAGEYSIKVNQVKLLAKNLRPIPAVKEKVVDGKTIRYDEFSDIELRYRKRYLDLLLNPAQRQVFVQRAKIITAIRAFLDKRGFIEVETPVLQPLYGGANARPFITHHNTLDVDLYLRIATELYLKRLMVGGFEAVYELGKDFRNEGMSRVHNPEFTMLELYEAYSDLRDVMNLTEDLLRHLALDVLGKKEFVFRGHKVDLSKPFERVPMIDLVKEYAGIDLSDMDMDKAKAFCDERKIEIPPGSGVGKIIALLFEEYVEPKLVQPTFVTDFPKEVSPLAKSISGHPELADRFEIYIAGHEFGNAFSELNDPLDQRARLEAQAALRALGDEEANPVDEDFLEALEYGMPPLGGLGIGIDRLVMLLTENDSIKEVILFPQMKPE; this comes from the coding sequence ATGCGGCCCAAGGACAACCAACTCATCCAGCTTCGCAAACAGAAGCTGGCAAAGCTCATTGAAGCTGGAATCGACCCCTATCCGATTGCATCCGAACGCAGCCACCGCGTGGCGGAAGTTTTGGAAAACAAGGAAACCTGGGTTGAATCAGAACAGGAAGTGACCCTGACGGGAAGGCTCGTCGCCATGCGCCGTCAGGGTAAGCTGGGCTTTGGAGACCTGGAAGACGCCGGAGGGCGCATCCAAGTCTATGTGGCGCAAAACCTTGTGGGAGAGGAAAACTACGAACTCTTCAAGCTTTGCGACCCCGGAGATTTTGTTCAACTGAGGGGAACCCTCTTTTTCACCCAAGCCGGGGAATATTCCATTAAAGTGAATCAGGTCAAGCTCTTGGCGAAAAACCTGCGCCCCATCCCCGCCGTGAAAGAAAAGGTGGTGGATGGCAAAACAATCCGCTATGACGAATTTTCGGATATAGAACTGCGCTATCGTAAACGCTATCTGGATTTGCTGTTGAATCCAGCGCAGCGCCAGGTTTTTGTCCAACGGGCAAAAATCATCACTGCCATCCGCGCTTTTTTGGATAAACGCGGCTTCATCGAGGTGGAAACCCCTGTCCTGCAACCGCTTTACGGCGGAGCGAACGCCAGACCTTTCATCACTCACCACAATACTTTGGATGTGGATTTATACTTGCGCATCGCCACGGAGCTTTACCTCAAACGCCTGATGGTGGGTGGTTTTGAAGCAGTTTATGAGCTGGGCAAAGATTTCCGCAACGAAGGCATGTCCCGTGTCCACAATCCCGAATTCACCATGTTGGAACTTTATGAGGCATATTCCGACCTCCGGGACGTGATGAACCTCACCGAAGACCTCCTGCGCCATCTGGCTTTGGATGTTTTGGGCAAAAAGGAATTTGTCTTCCGGGGCCACAAAGTGGATTTGTCCAAACCTTTCGAGCGCGTACCGATGATTGACCTGGTGAAAGAATATGCCGGGATTGACCTTTCGGATATGGACATGGACAAAGCTAAGGCTTTTTGCGATGAGCGAAAGATTGAAATCCCGCCCGGTTCCGGAGTGGGCAAAATCATCGCTCTGCTTTTTGAAGAATATGTGGAGCCAAAGCTTGTCCAGCCGACCTTTGTGACCGATTTTCCCAAGGAAGTCTCACCTCTGGCAAAATCCATCAGCGGTCATCCCGAATTGGCAGACCGCTTCGAGATTTACATCGCGGGACACGAATTTGGCAACGCTTTCAGCGAGTTGAACGACCCCCTCGACCAGCGAGCCCGTTTGGAAGCTCAGGCAGCTTTGCGCGCCCTTGGTGATGAAGAGGCAAACCCCGTGGACGAGGATTTTTTGGAGGCTCTGGAATATGGTATGCCACCTTTGGGTGGTTTGGGCATCGGCATCGACCGTCTGGTGATGTTGCTCACAGAAAACGATTCCATCAAAGAGGTTATACTCTTTCCACAAATGAAGCCCGAATAA
- a CDS encoding Na/Pi cotransporter family protein: protein MTIIDVINLLGGLALFLFGLNRMTDNLQAAAGNEMRNILKKLTNTPFKGVLVGIGVTALIQSSSATSVMIIGLVNAGIMTLQQAVGVVMGANIGTTLNAQLIAFNFGEIAYLFVFIGVMGMFVQRSRKMERWSNVIMGFGLLFVGLGVMSRAVLGLQNSPLALETLTKVSSNPILAILVSMSLTMIIQSSSASVGIVMILAKAGLISFEGALYFVYGDNIGTTITAWIASLGSNNTAKRVALVHTLFNVLGTVIFATLTWAGYYTKFINLITPGDVFSEVLTERNIARHIANAHTFFNIFNTMLLLPFAGLLAKFASLVIPKDPEDMVFMGEPKHLNYHLVGDSHIAIDQSLKEMREMLRLVQMGVHVSYEAFRDKNYKKQVRISRIEQAIDQLQREITRYLVVVNERTRSQTVIQKIPALLHTVNDIEKIGDFIEEINRILNYQIPAQKNPLEQDFREIIDSFNAQFSEMVDLSIDYLEELKPSFTFKIIEMKGRLTEIHSRLRGKIMLQIQNGECDPEGALNTIDYIDMIEQSADKLMNIVEAGTYNFIFQHEVLETDEAGRVVLHEKKDD from the coding sequence ATGACCATAATTGATGTTATAAATCTTTTGGGCGGTCTGGCGCTGTTCCTTTTTGGGTTGAACAGAATGACCGACAATCTTCAAGCCGCAGCCGGCAACGAAATGCGCAACATCCTGAAAAAGCTTACCAATACTCCCTTCAAGGGCGTGCTGGTGGGCATCGGGGTTACCGCTCTGATTCAAAGCAGTTCTGCCACGTCGGTGATGATCATCGGCCTCGTAAATGCAGGAATCATGACCCTGCAGCAGGCTGTGGGAGTGGTGATGGGCGCAAACATCGGCACAACTTTGAATGCTCAGCTCATCGCTTTCAATTTTGGCGAAATTGCCTACCTGTTTGTGTTCATCGGCGTGATGGGTATGTTCGTCCAGCGCAGCCGCAAGATGGAACGCTGGAGCAACGTTATCATGGGTTTTGGCCTGCTTTTTGTGGGCTTGGGCGTGATGTCCCGCGCAGTTTTGGGCTTGCAAAATTCCCCCTTGGCGTTGGAGACCCTCACAAAGGTTTCCAGCAATCCCATCCTCGCCATCTTGGTCAGCATGAGCCTGACCATGATCATCCAGAGTTCTTCCGCCTCCGTGGGTATCGTGATGATTCTTGCCAAAGCCGGTCTCATCTCTTTTGAGGGCGCGCTCTACTTTGTGTATGGAGACAATATCGGCACCACCATCACCGCGTGGATCGCCAGCCTGGGCTCGAACAACACCGCAAAAAGAGTGGCTTTGGTGCACACGCTTTTCAATGTGCTTGGAACAGTCATCTTCGCAACCCTCACCTGGGCGGGCTACTACACCAAATTCATCAACCTCATCACTCCCGGAGACGTTTTCTCCGAAGTGCTCACCGAGCGCAATATCGCCCGCCACATCGCCAACGCCCACACTTTCTTCAACATCTTCAACACTATGCTGTTGCTGCCCTTCGCGGGGCTTTTGGCAAAATTCGCCTCTTTGGTGATTCCCAAAGACCCCGAAGACATGGTTTTCATGGGCGAACCCAAACACCTGAACTATCATCTCGTTGGGGATTCTCACATCGCCATCGACCAGTCTCTCAAAGAAATGCGGGAAATGTTGCGCTTGGTCCAAATGGGTGTGCATGTTTCCTATGAAGCTTTCCGGGATAAAAACTACAAAAAACAGGTGCGTATCTCACGCATCGAACAAGCCATCGACCAGCTCCAAAGGGAGATAACCCGCTATCTCGTTGTCGTCAACGAACGCACCCGCTCCCAAACGGTTATCCAAAAGATTCCCGCTTTGCTCCACACCGTGAACGACATCGAAAAAATCGGGGATTTCATCGAGGAGATAAACCGCATTCTAAACTATCAGATTCCCGCGCAAAAGAACCCGCTGGAACAGGATTTCAGGGAAATCATCGACAGCTTCAACGCCCAGTTCTCCGAAATGGTGGATCTCAGCATTGACTATTTGGAAGAGCTGAAACCCTCCTTCACCTTCAAGATTATTGAAATGAAGGGACGCCTGACCGAAATACACAGCAGGCTGAGGGGAAAAATCATGTTGCAAATCCAAAACGGCGAATGTGACCCCGAAGGCGCGCTGAATACCATCGACTATATCGACATGATTGAGCAAAGCGCGGATAAACTGATGAACATCGTGGAAGCGGGAACCTATAACTTTATCTTTCAACACGAGGTGTTGGAAACCGATGAAGCGGGACGGGTTGTTTTACACGAAAAGAAGGATGATTAA